A single bacterium DNA region contains:
- the ybgF gene encoding tol-pal system protein YbgF, with the protein MKRILSVLLLASTAFTAPAFAQNWNSEQAAKLERLERDMQVMQQQVYKGGARPPAGNVAAASGNYETRLAEIEEQMRRLNGKIEELQFSQSQANQQLPARIQRLEDKLLQLEQQQMNGARPAVVAPTPAPAPAAAPTAAPAPAATPATAPANNAAAAAAAAAGAPAPATPAVAATPSTAAQTEYHQAFQLLNQARFQEARTMLQGFTQKYPNDPLIGNAYYWLGETFYVEKDYPKAMDNFRKGYEASPEGQKASDNLLKLGLSLSALNKTTEACVVYNQLGKRFPNLTGAVRQKLDQEKLRLSCQ; encoded by the coding sequence ATGAAACGCATCCTGTCTGTGCTGCTGCTTGCTTCCACCGCCTTCACCGCGCCTGCGTTCGCGCAGAACTGGAACAGCGAACAGGCCGCCAAGCTGGAACGGCTTGAGCGCGACATGCAGGTGATGCAGCAACAAGTCTACAAAGGGGGCGCCCGCCCGCCCGCAGGCAATGTGGCGGCTGCCAGCGGCAATTATGAAACCCGCCTGGCCGAGATTGAGGAACAGATGCGCCGGTTGAACGGCAAGATTGAGGAACTGCAATTCTCTCAAAGCCAGGCGAACCAGCAATTGCCTGCGCGCATCCAGCGGCTTGAGGATAAATTGCTGCAACTGGAACAGCAGCAGATGAATGGCGCGCGCCCGGCGGTAGTCGCCCCTACTCCGGCTCCGGCGCCTGCCGCCGCCCCCACCGCCGCCCCTGCTCCGGCTGCGACGCCTGCCACCGCTCCGGCCAATAATGCAGCTGCAGCCGCTGCTGCTGCGGCAGGTGCGCCCGCCCCCGCCACGCCAGCGGTTGCCGCCACACCAAGCACGGCGGCGCAAACGGAATATCACCAGGCATTCCAGCTGCTGAACCAGGCACGCTTCCAGGAAGCCCGCACCATGCTGCAGGGCTTCACGCAGAAATACCCGAACGATCCCTTGATCGGGAATGCCTATTACTGGCTGGGGGAAACCTTTTATGTGGAAAAGGATTATCCGAAAGCCATGGATAATTTCCGCAAGGGCTATGAGGCTTCGCCCGAAGGGCAAAAGGCATCCGACAACCTGCTGAAGCTGGGCCTGTCTCTGTCGGCACTCAATAAAACGACCGAAGCCTGCGTGGTTTACAACCAGCTCGGCAAGCGCTTCCCGAACCTGACCGGCGCCGTGCGGCAGAAGCTGGACCAGGAGAAGCTGCGGCTTTCCTGTCAGTAG
- the tilS gene encoding tRNA lysidine(34) synthetase TilS, with product MMQARFDASLRAIGGFESPPRIAVAVSGGPDSTALALLAHAWTQERGGHVIALTVDHGLRIESADEARQIHGWMEARGIPHHVLAWQGDKPASNIQEAAREARYRLMEAFCREHNIPHLLTGHQRDDQTESFWLRLARGSGALGLACMPAVHYLKHARVVRPLLGMEKNALQAWLQEQGQGWIEDPSNQSDRYNRSKLRKLQPWLAEQGFTAARLAATIESLGDAREILEQHRAQAAVHSIRYHPGGFATLHMPAWEGLNRSVAVQLLMRLAMVIGGQDTPPRYEDAARLHARMRQQESSTLHGMQATWHESAGTWLFLREASRQQGAVAIGEGVVWDGRVEARPVTPEHRHWQIGPATTEAIKHARESKDWQRHPWRAYGNAVLASLPCVIDLEGRQLLPHISTHGITSEFALLPVLRPYAAQPLCNGPFVSHHTLMESASYEPAGS from the coding sequence ATGATGCAGGCGCGTTTCGACGCAAGCTTGAGGGCCATCGGCGGGTTTGAATCCCCTCCCCGTATTGCCGTGGCGGTTTCCGGCGGGCCGGACAGCACGGCGCTGGCGTTGCTCGCGCATGCCTGGACACAGGAGCGGGGCGGGCATGTCATCGCCCTTACCGTGGACCATGGGTTGCGAATCGAATCCGCCGATGAGGCCAGGCAGATTCATGGCTGGATGGAGGCGCGGGGTATCCCGCATCATGTGCTGGCCTGGCAAGGCGACAAACCCGCAAGCAATATTCAGGAAGCCGCGCGCGAGGCGCGTTACCGCCTGATGGAAGCATTCTGCCGGGAGCACAACATCCCGCATCTCTTGACCGGGCATCAGCGGGACGACCAGACCGAAAGCTTCTGGCTGCGGCTTGCGCGTGGCAGCGGCGCCCTGGGGCTGGCCTGCATGCCGGCCGTTCATTATCTGAAACATGCGCGGGTGGTCAGGCCCCTGCTCGGCATGGAAAAAAACGCGCTGCAGGCATGGCTGCAGGAACAGGGGCAAGGCTGGATCGAGGACCCTTCCAACCAATCAGACCGGTATAACCGCTCCAAGCTGCGCAAGCTTCAGCCCTGGCTTGCGGAACAGGGTTTTACCGCCGCACGTCTAGCCGCCACCATTGAAAGCCTTGGCGATGCGCGGGAGATTCTGGAACAGCATCGGGCACAAGCGGCGGTGCACTCCATACGTTATCATCCGGGCGGATTCGCCACACTGCATATGCCCGCATGGGAGGGGCTGAACCGTTCCGTTGCGGTTCAGCTGCTTATGCGGCTGGCCATGGTCATCGGCGGACAGGACACGCCGCCGCGTTATGAGGATGCCGCGCGGCTGCACGCGCGGATGCGGCAGCAGGAAAGCTCTACCCTGCATGGCATGCAGGCCACCTGGCACGAGTCGGCGGGGACCTGGCTGTTTCTGCGCGAGGCATCGCGCCAGCAGGGGGCCGTTGCCATCGGCGAAGGCGTGGTGTGGGATGGACGTGTGGAGGCGCGACCCGTTACCCCGGAACATCGCCACTGGCAGATCGGCCCCGCCACGACGGAGGCGATTAAACATGCACGCGAATCAAAGGACTGGCAACGGCACCCATGGAGAGCTTATGGAAACGCGGTGCTGGCCTCCCTTCCCTGCGTGATTGACCTTGAAGGAAGGCAATTGCTGCCCCATATTTCCACTCATGGCATAACGTCTGAGTTCGCGCTCCTGCCGGTGCTTCGCCCCTATGCGGCGCAGCCACTTTGCAACGGGCCGTTTGTTAGCCACCATACTCTGATGGAGTCCGCGTCGTATGAGCCCGCTGGGTCGTAA
- the hflB gene encoding ATP-dependent zinc metalloprotease FtsH, translating into MSPLGRNFIIWMAVVLIMVGIFNMLQESQTPPMGSQMRFSEFLNRLDQGEVADVAIQGNQIVGKLHNGGNFVTYSTDYPGLVDKLRAKNVSFTGRPVEKPAPSFWSVFLSWLPIVLLIGAWIFVMRQMNSGGKGGAMGFGKSRAKLLTEKTGKVTFDDVAGVDEAKEELSEIVDFLRDPQKFQKLGGKIPKGCLLVGPPGTGKTLLARSIAGEAGVPFFTISGSDFVEMFVGVGASRVRDMFEQGKKNAPCIVFIDEIDAVGRHRGAGLGGGNDEREQTLNQLLVEMDGFESNEGVIILAATNRPDVLDPALLRPGRFDRQIVVGNPDIEGREKILSVHLKKVPCSPDVDARIIARGTPGFSGADLANLVNEAALLAARKNQKVVTLRDLEAAKDKVMMGVERKSMVMSEEEKKLTAYHEGGHAIVALHSPASDPIHKATIIPRGRALGMVMRLPERDQLSVTKEKLEADIAVAMGGRVAEELIFGDDKVTSGASSDIKFATRMARAMVSEWGMSDKIGPLFHGSEQQEVFLGYSMGRNQTGSEETANIIDAEVKRIVEAGYDRARAILKKHLDQLHTLAHGLLEYETLSGDEIKDLIAGKPVIRLDVVRQENAVRRSSFAKRTAGEEKTTAKQEEPAAQESADGKPKRLTRPKPRNRPSSGEGE; encoded by the coding sequence ATGAGCCCGCTGGGTCGTAATTTCATTATCTGGATGGCCGTGGTGCTGATCATGGTCGGCATCTTCAACATGCTGCAGGAAAGCCAGACGCCGCCCATGGGCAGCCAGATGCGCTTTTCCGAGTTTTTAAACCGGTTGGACCAGGGTGAGGTGGCGGATGTGGCCATTCAGGGCAACCAGATCGTCGGCAAGCTGCATAATGGCGGCAATTTCGTGACCTATTCCACGGATTATCCCGGACTGGTGGATAAGCTGCGCGCCAAGAATGTGAGCTTTACCGGCCGCCCGGTGGAGAAACCGGCGCCTTCCTTCTGGAGCGTGTTTCTTTCCTGGCTGCCGATCGTGCTGCTGATCGGCGCGTGGATCTTCGTGATGCGCCAGATGAATTCCGGCGGCAAGGGCGGCGCGATGGGTTTTGGAAAATCGCGCGCGAAACTGCTGACGGAAAAAACCGGCAAGGTAACGTTTGACGACGTAGCCGGGGTGGATGAAGCCAAGGAAGAGCTGTCGGAGATCGTCGATTTTCTGCGCGACCCGCAGAAATTCCAGAAGCTCGGTGGCAAAATCCCTAAAGGCTGTCTGCTGGTAGGCCCTCCGGGTACGGGTAAGACGCTGCTGGCGCGTTCCATCGCCGGTGAGGCGGGCGTGCCGTTTTTCACCATCTCGGGTTCGGACTTCGTGGAGATGTTCGTTGGCGTGGGTGCCAGCCGCGTGCGCGACATGTTCGAGCAGGGCAAAAAGAATGCCCCCTGTATCGTGTTCATTGACGAGATCGACGCCGTCGGCCGCCATCGCGGCGCGGGTCTGGGCGGCGGTAATGACGAGCGCGAGCAGACGCTCAACCAGTTGCTGGTGGAGATGGACGGGTTCGAATCCAACGAGGGCGTTATCATCCTGGCGGCGACCAACCGCCCAGACGTGCTCGACCCCGCGCTGCTGCGCCCTGGCCGTTTCGACCGTCAGATCGTGGTGGGCAATCCTGATATCGAGGGTCGCGAGAAAATCCTCAGCGTGCATTTGAAAAAGGTGCCCTGCTCGCCGGATGTGGATGCGCGCATCATCGCGCGCGGCACGCCCGGTTTTTCCGGTGCGGACCTGGCAAACCTTGTGAACGAGGCGGCACTGCTGGCCGCACGCAAGAACCAGAAAGTGGTGACGCTGCGCGACCTGGAAGCCGCCAAAGACAAGGTGATGATGGGCGTGGAGCGCAAATCCATGGTTATGAGCGAGGAAGAGAAGAAACTCACGGCCTATCATGAAGGCGGGCATGCCATTGTGGCGCTGCACAGCCCGGCATCCGACCCGATTCACAAGGCCACCATCATTCCGCGCGGGCGGGCGCTTGGCATGGTGATGCGCCTGCCGGAGCGCGACCAGCTTTCCGTGACCAAGGAAAAACTTGAGGCGGATATCGCCGTTGCCATGGGTGGCCGCGTGGCGGAAGAACTTATCTTCGGCGATGACAAGGTCACATCCGGTGCTTCGTCGGATATCAAATTCGCCACGCGCATGGCGCGGGCGATGGTTTCCGAATGGGGGATGAGCGACAAGATCGGCCCTCTGTTCCATGGCAGCGAGCAGCAGGAAGTCTTCCTCGGCTACAGCATGGGGCGCAACCAGACGGGCTCGGAAGAGACGGCCAATATCATCGATGCGGAAGTTAAGCGCATCGTGGAAGCCGGCTATGATCGCGCGCGCGCGATTCTGAAGAAACATCTGGACCAGCTTCACACCCTGGCGCATGGACTGCTGGAATATGAGACGCTTTCAGGCGATGAGATCAAGGACCTGATTGCGGGCAAGCCGGTGATTCGTCTGGATGTGGTGCGGCAGGAAAATGCCGTGCGCCGTTCCAGCTTCGCCAAGCGCACCGCGGGCGAGGAAAAAACCACCGCCAAGCAGGAAGAACCCGCCGCACAGGAAAGCGCCGACGGCAAACCCAAGCGCCTGACGCGCCCCAAGCCGCGCAACCGCCCAAGTTCTGGCGAAGGTGAATAG
- a CDS encoding phosphoglucosamine mutase, with protein sequence MKAPKRHYFGTDGIRGKANQSPVTAEIALKVGMAAGAFFRRGNHRHRVVIAKDTRLSGYLIEPALTAGFVAVGMDVILVGPMPTPAVAMLVKSLRADLGVMISASHNPYDDNGIKLFGPDGYKLSDEDEMQIEALMAGDLDDYRVVGDRLGRAKRLEDAPGRYIEYVKATFPKDMRLDGMKVVLDCANGAAYRVAPVVLWELGAEVISIGVKPDGTNINKDCGSTHPAPLQAAVREHGADLGIALDGDADRLIMCDEEGELVDGDQLLAMVTSMMHKRGQLKGGGVVSTVMANLGFEDYIKQLGLALHRTAVGDRYVMQKMRESGCNIGGEPSGHIILSDHTTTGDGLLAALQVLAMVRYQQAESQLQAQTGALRPFIPVPQTLINIPTRDLDEKGKKALENKVEDVSQLFGERGMVVMRPSGTEPLVRVMLQCKDAGLFEEGIKAVRKAAGLA encoded by the coding sequence ATCAAAGCGCCCAAGCGTCATTATTTCGGCACGGACGGGATTCGCGGCAAGGCCAACCAATCGCCCGTGACGGCGGAAATCGCCCTCAAGGTCGGCATGGCGGCGGGGGCGTTTTTCCGCCGGGGCAACCACCGGCACCGCGTGGTGATTGCCAAGGATACGCGCCTTTCGGGGTACCTGATTGAACCAGCGCTGACGGCGGGGTTTGTCGCAGTGGGAATGGATGTGATCCTGGTGGGGCCAATGCCGACGCCGGCGGTGGCCATGCTGGTGAAATCCCTCCGCGCGGATTTGGGGGTGATGATCTCGGCTTCGCATAATCCTTATGACGATAACGGCATCAAGCTGTTTGGCCCGGACGGCTACAAGCTCAGCGACGAGGATGAGATGCAGATCGAGGCGCTGATGGCGGGCGACCTGGATGATTACCGCGTGGTGGGCGACCGGCTTGGCCGCGCGAAGCGCCTGGAAGATGCGCCGGGGCGCTATATCGAATATGTGAAGGCGACCTTCCCGAAGGATATGCGCCTGGACGGCATGAAAGTGGTGCTGGATTGTGCCAATGGCGCGGCCTACCGCGTGGCGCCGGTGGTGCTGTGGGAACTGGGGGCGGAAGTGATTTCCATCGGAGTGAAGCCTGACGGCACCAACATCAATAAGGATTGCGGCTCAACTCACCCTGCCCCGCTGCAGGCCGCCGTGCGTGAGCATGGGGCCGACCTTGGCATCGCGCTGGATGGCGATGCCGACCGGCTCATCATGTGCGATGAGGAAGGCGAATTGGTGGATGGCGACCAGTTGCTCGCGATGGTCACCAGCATGATGCATAAGCGAGGGCAACTGAAAGGCGGGGGCGTGGTTTCCACCGTTATGGCGAACCTGGGCTTTGAGGATTACATCAAACAGCTGGGGCTGGCGCTGCATCGTACGGCGGTGGGCGACCGCTATGTGATGCAGAAAATGCGGGAATCCGGCTGCAATATCGGCGGGGAACCGTCGGGGCATATCATCCTTTCCGACCATACCACGACGGGGGATGGGCTGCTGGCGGCGCTTCAGGTGCTGGCCATGGTGCGGTATCAGCAGGCGGAAAGCCAGCTCCAAGCTCAAACTGGGGCGCTTAGGCCCTTTATCCCCGTGCCGCAGACGCTGATTAACATCCCCACCCGGGATTTGGACGAAAAAGGCAAAAAAGCCTTGGAAAACAAAGTGGAAGATGTCAGCCAGCTGTTTGGCGAGCGCGGCATGGTGGTGATGCGCCCCTCCGGCACGGAGCCGCTGGTGCGCGTGATGCTGCAATGCAAGGATGCCGGGCTGTTTGAGGAAGGAATCAAGGCCGTGCGCAAGGCGGCGGGGCTGGCGTAA